ctgatgaatgaatgaattatctgGCAATATTTGAAAAAACTCCAACTTGTGATATCGTCTTCAGGTGGTGGCAATTGATGTGAAGATGCGCTGTGTAACCTTTGAGGATGGACTGAGGATGGaatacagaaaactttttatcGCCACGGGAAACAAGTCAGGAAAAATATTACtttggactttgttttttttttctttctccaaatAACTTCAATGAAATGTTCTGTTTAAAAGACCCAAAGCTCTGAACTACAAGGGCAAAGATGTCAGGAATGTGTTTCATGTACGGACACCTGAGGACGCTAATAGTATAGCGAGGCTGGCCAACAACAAGAACGCTGTGATTGTGGGAACTTCTTTTGTTGGTAAGAAATGAGGTGGTTATTGCATAAGCATACATCCTGGTACTTTGTCGAACATTGTCAAATTGACTTTACTGCACATTTGAAGTGTTCGTTGGCACTGTTGACAGGTATGGAGGTCGCTGCGGCTTTGACTGACAAGGCCCACTCCGTCTCCATCATTGGGGTCGAGTCAGTCCCGTTTAAAAAAGCTCTAGGAGAGAAAGTAGGGAAAGCCATAATGAAGGTATCGACACATCGTAACTAACCTGCAAATTTCAATTCAATGGTGCATTTATGTTCTTTGTCATGTCTGTATTGATTCTGCAGCTCTTTGAGGCTAACAGAGTGAAGTTCTACATGCTGAATGAGGTATCAGAGATGATTGGCCATCATGGACAGGTATTCACAAAGTGAGAGACCCAGCATGACATGATGCTCAGCAGCACTAGACATCCATATTGGTTTAACTCCATCATACATGACTGTGCCAATGGTGCAAAACTCACACAAAATCTGTTAGCAGTGTTCTGACTAAAATAGCACAAACAGAAGCAAATCTTCACCAAAATCCTAAACATGTCTGACCTGTGAGATGGAACAATCATGGCATGCAGGTTAGGTGCCGGATCTGGTCAATCACCGCACAACATACATAGCTCCAATGCAATTGGACTGCGACGGCAGAAAGACaggaaaatacattaatatcATCATATTTATACAACAACAGATTCTTGCAAATCGGTGTAGTTTTTGTGCAATTCCATAAACCGGTGTTCATCTTCATATAGTATTCATATCATCTTGAAAATTAAGTGTTTTCACCTACCCCCTGCAATTTGCTCATGTACCACTAGGAGAACGCGTACCCCTGATTGGCAATCACTGCGataagcaagcaaacaaaccaTTCTAGTACTATTCTAGTAATAACTGAAATAAATAATCTTAACCATCCGAGAGCTTTATAAACACGATGTAAACAATATTGCCTGTTGGTCAGCCTCATTCTTGTTGGATATGGCTTAGGACATTATCTTGGAAGggtaacaaaaaatataaaaagtgttttttttttcagtatttctCATTGAGAACCCAAACCTAAACATTGTGTACATATGTGGTGTTCCAACAGCTGAAGGAGGTGGTACTGAAGAGTGGCAAAGTCCTCCGAGCAGATGTCTGTGTCATTGGAGCAGGTGAGGTCCAACATTAAAACACAATACACATTCTTCAAAGTACGGTTTTGGGAAAAAACGCTCATGATGGTCACTTTTATTATGAAGTGGGTCATGGTGGACTTTTTTGCAAATTAACCACAAGACGTGGACATGGATAATGATGGTCCACAAGGACTGTATTATGAAAAAGACCATTGCCAACATGtggtcaacacaaaaagttACCATCCTAAAAAAAGCATGCAAAATAGAATTCTAGAATCACACATATATCCTTACTGTTTATCGGTCCTGCAGGATGTGTTCCTGCAACAAGCTTCTTGAAACAGAGCGGCATTCACTTGGACTCAAAGGGCTTCATCACTGTCAACAAGGTATTTTACTACACACAGCTGTAAGCGGaagaattatatatattttcaattttgaTCCAACGGGTATAAAATCTAATGTAGTTTTAAGCCACTGGACTAAATATCAATCACTAGCAGTAAACTGTTTTGTTTGCTACAGAACACCTTGGGGTGTCTTGTGGTTCAAATTATGTGCTGGTCCTTCTCTTTTTTGTGTGGGGCAGTTGCCAAGTAAATAGTATAATAAGCATGACTGACATGTCATGTATCACTTCAAAACTagagttatttattattcaagacatttttccatttattataCTGATTACAGAGCCCTCAAGTGGAAATTCAATTATGCCCATAAACCTgaccgggaaaaaaaacaatatgacaAACTTTAATGCATCtggaaagaaaaaagtaattaatttgTGACGTTTTATTATGAATCACTATTATTTTCTCCTTGAACCGAAGATTAATTTAGCCGGtgagctgcttcttcttcttcttcttcttcttcttcttcttcttctattgtttatgACAGCTAGCAAGCAGCTCACGCAGTTAGTTGGTTTGCTCGCGGCATCAacgagattgattgacaatggtttACAGCCAATTAGAACACAGAATACAAAGGGCGTATTCTTTCTTATCCAATAAGGACTGTTGTGGCTCTATATTTAACCAGCTATTTCCTAATATGCTCGCAAGTAAACGCATGCTGACAGAAGTAGAGCTGCACATGTCCTCAACGTGAGTATACAACACCTCCTACTGGTGGGTGgcagtaataaatacaataacagagtACCGCTAGATCGCTGTAATGGATTACTGTAAAGGACTAGAacacataaaaatgtttaaattgcaCTTTAAAAATTAGTGAAAGAGTCCGCAAAAGGTGAACACTGCATTTATTATGAAGCTCGGTTGCTATTGTCTGTAGTGTGATACTCAGAAACCATACAGAGTCATGTTAATGAAAGCCATAGAATAGCATAATTGTGCTAATTTTAGTTGTCAATATCCAAAAGTGTGATGGGAGAACTTTGAGACAACAGTAATATTAGCCATGATGCTATAGTTAGATGTGTCCAGGCTGGTCAACCCCATATTATAAACCACCATCAACAGGATTTTGACAACGTGATTTCAAGGTCACATTTAAACATATTGTTTCTTTAAACTGTCTCCGAGATTATGCAGACCAATGTGGACAATGTCTTTGCTGGGGGAGATGTGGTGACCTTTCCTTTCCCACCGCGCAACAATAAGAAGGTCAACATTCCTCACTGGCAAATGGCTCACGTGCACGGTGTGTTGGATCTAACTCTAACTGTTTGAACCAATTGTGAGtgactttgattttttttttcttacattcaTCTCATTGGCAGGAAGAGTCGCAGCTCTCAGCATGATGGGTAGAGTCACTGAGATGAAAACAGTGCCTTACTTCTGGTCAGCCATGTTTGGAAAGACCATACGCTATGCTGGTAAACAAGAAGACACTGCCCACTCGCAGTAAAGTCATGTACTTACATGCTGtactataatattattttagaaaATAACTCAACATTGAATTACATTATGTGAAGGTTATGGCGACGGatttgatgatgtcatcatccaaGGTGACCTGGATGAACTGAGATTTGTTGCATTTTACACCAGGTTAGTATAATTACATTTTCTATGTTTCCTTTACATTTGGCCAGCATTAGGAAATCAAATGCTTATTTTGCCTACTTGTTATAACTATTGCAATTTTTCcaagcttatttatttatttacttggtAATATTGTTTCTTGATCTGTGCCGGGTCTTCCACAGGGGAGAGGAGGTGGTTGCGGTCGGCAGCATGAACTATGATCCCATTGTGTCCCGAGTGGCTGAGGTCTTAGGATCCGGAAAGACGATTAAGAAACGAGATGTGGAGTAAGTCTCCATCCAAGATTTAAACCTGGTCATAATTACAATAGTCTTTATGTCCTGTATGTTTGCTGACAATTGCTATGAGTGTGAACACAGCAGCATGTGACTTAATCACATGACAAGTTTAATACCAGACAAAGTGTAAAAAGGGCAACTGTGGCATTTAAAATGTCGACTTGAATAAAattgagcgcgcagacctcacagctaggagacgagggttcaattccaccctcggccatctctgtgtggagtttgcatgttcaccccgtgcatgcgtgggttttctccgggtactccggtttcctcccacattccaaaaacatgctaggttaattggccactccaaattgtccataggtatgaatgtgagtgtgaatggttgtttgtctatatgtgccctgtgattggctggcgaccagtccagggtgtaccccgcttctcgcccgaagacagctgggttagaatccagcaccccccgcgacccttgtgaggaaaaagcggtagaaaattaatgaatgaatgaataaaattgacaaaaaaagtgaaaatgaaagtcaAAGATGACTGATTTAAAATTCAGTTGGTGTCATTTGGTGTCACTTTCCAGTTCAGTACAGatgaataaatagatattatcagtttctcaatagtatgaaaacatttctgtacctgggggggggggcatgacagaaaataattgagaaccactgatttaTATAGATGGATGTATACTTAAAATTCATTGCTATAATGcatccatatattttctatgccgcttatcctcactagagttacagggttatgctggagcctatcccagttgactgcgggcaagaggcgaggtataccctggactggtcgtcagccaatcacaggacagatATACAgtagacaaacattcacattcatacctatggacaatttagaattgccaatcaacctagcatgtttttggaatgtgggaggaacccggagtacccagagaaaacccacgcatgcacagggagaacatgcaaactccaggcgGCGAATCTAACCCAGGTTTCCCGATCTCCTGGGTTGCAGAGTTAATACTTCAACGCATCTTATATTCTTTTAGTGCTTTATTTGTCtcttatttgacatttttatttggtgCAAATTAACTCTAGTATTTGTTATGTCTTTCAATTCTAATAATGCACTCTCAAAAATTGGAGGACCTTCTTGGCAAGTATGAGCAAATAAAAAGAGTTGATTTGAACATTGTTATGGCTCACAACCTGGGCATTGAAACTGTGTATTTCTCTGCTGCCTTGCTGTTTTACAGGACTGGAGACATTTCCTGGTTGATTGACAAGGGCTCCCAATGACTTCCCATGTGCACGGAGCAGACATGCACTGGACTTCTGGACGCTAAATGGTGCTGAGACACTGGGCAGCTATCCCGGTCTGCGGACATGTGACTGAGGTCAAGATACTGAAACATGCCACGGACGGGACACTCGAACATGCGAGAGCTTAGTCAGCAGGACTTCTATGACCCAGGTTGTTAGGTTTCCAGCATTAGTGGATTCAGCTGCAAGATGCCATCTAAATACAATTTGTGAATAAGCCACGGATGGGCCTTGATCTtttgtattcatattaataGCTATAATCTTGAATGCACTATAACTAGATACAAACATACTATTTGAGATTTGTTTGAAATAATGGAATGATGGCATTCTTGTGTACAGGCCTTATATCTGCATGATAGATCTTCGTTTTAGT
This DNA window, taken from Doryrhamphus excisus isolate RoL2022-K1 chromosome 4, RoL_Dexc_1.0, whole genome shotgun sequence, encodes the following:
- the lztr1 gene encoding leucine-zipper-like transcriptional regulator 1 isoform X3, producing MGGCFSKPKPVEVKVELSLLEKEKEVDGLSPNGKASPFADCRPNGALGHSSDDDSTPLQVYHKSRDYVEASVCHVKDLENGQMREVDLGSGRALLIKEHGEFSAMGHKCPHYGAPLVKGVLSKGHVRCPWHGACFNIATGDIEDFPGLDSLPIFQVRVEKDKVIIRANKQALQSQKRTKAMARCSAVINSSTGFTHVLIIGSGPAGLVCSETLRQEGFTDRIVMCTMDRHPPYDRPKLSKSLDSTAEQLRLRSMDFLQDHDIELLTEKEVVAIDVKMRCVTFEDGLRMEYRKLFIATGNKPKALNYKGKDVRNVFHVRTPEDANSIARLANNKNAVIVGTSFVGMEVAAALTDKAHSVSIIGVESVPFKKALGEKVGKAIMKLFEANRVKFYMLNEVSEMIGHHGQLKEVVLKSGKVLRADVCVIGAGCVPATSFLKQSGIHLDSKGFITVNKTNVDNVFAGGDVVTFPFPPRNNKKVNIPHWQMAHVHGRVAALSMMGRVTEMKTVPYFWSAMFGKTIRYAGYGDGFDDVIIQGDLDELRFVAFYTRGEEVVAVGSMNYDPIVSRVAEVLGSGKTIKKRDVETGDISWLIDKGSQ
- the lztr1 gene encoding leucine-zipper-like transcriptional regulator 1 isoform X2; amino-acid sequence: MGGCFSKPKPVEVKVELSLLEKEKEVDGLSPNGKASPFADCRPNGALGHSSDDDSTPLQVYHKSRDYVEASVCHVKDLENGQMREVDLGSGRALLIKEHGEFSAMGHKCPHYGAPLVKGVLSKGHVRCPWHGACFNIATGDIEDFPGLDSLPIFQVRVEKDKVIIRANKQALQSQKRTKAMARCSAVINSSTGFTHVLIIGSGPAGLVCSETLRQEGFTDRIVMCTMDRHPPYDRPKLSKSLDSTAEQLRLRSMDFLQDHDIELLTEKEVVAIDVKMRCVTFEDGLRMEYRKLFIATGNKPKALNYKGKDVRNVFHVRTPEDANSIARLANNKNAVIVGTSFVGMEVAAALTDKAHSVSIIGVESVPFKKALGEKVGKAIMKLFEANRVKFYMLNEVSEMIGHHGQLKEVVLKSGKVLRADVCVIGAGCVPATSFLKQSGIHLDSKGFITVNKIMQTNVDNVFAGGDVVTFPFPPRNNKKVNIPHWQMAHVHGRVAALSMMGRVTEMKTVPYFWSAMFGKTIRYAGYGDGFDDVIIQGDLDELRFVAFYTRGEEVVAVGSMNYDPIVSRVAEVLGSGKTIKKRDVETGDISWLIDKGSQ